One genomic window of Acidobacteriota bacterium includes the following:
- a CDS encoding LysM peptidoglycan-binding domain-containing protein: MADLNQLRQKYQPVLDTIQKENGRVEALDLQGEKLHLRVVADSEASKNRMWDAIKAVDPSFADLNHEIVVQPGEKTYTVQPGDNLSKISKHFYGDPNKYMQIVKANGLADADKIKAGMELKIPAA, from the coding sequence ATGGCAGACCTGAATCAGCTACGTCAAAAATATCAGCCGGTGTTGGATACCATTCAAAAGGAAAACGGACGCGTGGAAGCCCTCGACCTGCAGGGCGAAAAGCTGCATCTTCGCGTTGTGGCAGACTCCGAGGCCAGCAAGAATCGGATGTGGGATGCGATCAAGGCGGTTGATCCGAGTTTCGCGGATCTGAACCACGAAATCGTGGTGCAGCCAGGCGAAAAGACCTACACCGTTCAGCCCGGAGACAATCTCTCCAAGATCAGCAAGCACTTCTACGGAGACCCGAATAAATACATGCAGATCGTAAAAGCGAATGGCCTCGCCGATGCCGACAAAATCAAAGCGGGTATGGAACTGAAGATTCCTGCCGCATAA